Proteins from a genomic interval of Pseudodesulfovibrio nedwellii:
- the queF gene encoding preQ(1) synthase, which translates to MMSKSQDKTSHLQTLGEGGQTKYQMDSPNPGILEAFPNNYPGRPYVVSISFPEYTSLCPMTGQPDFGTIVMEYIPDQKIVESKSFKLYMFAYRNHQSFMETLTNKMLDDFVEVLDPLWCRVKGLFAPRGATDLHVFAEHYKTDSPQAEQVKELVSDWKQEVGKHTA; encoded by the coding sequence ATTATGTCAAAAAGCCAAGATAAAACCAGCCACCTGCAAACCCTCGGTGAGGGTGGACAAACCAAATACCAGATGGATTCGCCCAATCCCGGGATTCTCGAAGCCTTTCCGAACAACTATCCCGGTCGGCCATACGTGGTGTCCATTTCATTCCCGGAATATACATCGCTTTGCCCCATGACAGGCCAGCCCGATTTCGGAACCATTGTCATGGAGTATATCCCGGACCAGAAGATCGTCGAATCAAAGAGTTTCAAGCTCTATATGTTTGCCTACCGCAACCATCAATCCTTCATGGAAACATTGACCAACAAGATGCTCGACGATTTCGTGGAAGTTCTCGATCCTCTTTGGTGTCGGGTCAAAGGACTCTTTGCCCCCCGAGGTGCCACGGATTTACATGTCTTTGCGGAACACTACAAAACGGATTCCCCTCAAGCCGAACAAGTAAAAGAGCTTGTCTCGGACTGGAAACAGGAAGTCGGCAAACACACTGCCTAG
- a CDS encoding AAA family ATPase: MPVKIEFIRSVGRFSDFTSKGNTTFFSLVSLFAPNGNGKSTLSDLLRSLQSGDADILVGRHTLNSDKPSEAAIKLQDGKQARFNGTKWNRICPDIAIFDEVFVAETVHSGSAVEPHQRQRLHQVVIGKESVALQSKMDAIDESSQRIKDKITIITDKLETVFPDLKPKTVSDIPEIEDIDNKIKLLKINIANLKLSNEIKKASPPQQLIGLASPCNTASCLATGLPGLTAAAREKVTDHLKSKKMETKGEKWLQMGMDWSDDGYCPFCAQNLAMSPLFELFETYFDETYKEHLRELEQVGSDIKVALGDKILHEIQLAVTRNETAMAFWEKKINAKLPVIDVDILISSPVNLAFTGLIDLLESKKQNPIKSIQIVPDTEWITELQQACELIHVYNEAVAIVCEQVEELRESLEAGNLVDSEKSLISFLASKKRHSPDVSDLCKKYIRYEAAKKKLTNKKAEIRASLNKLCEEVLVKHGRNINKYLRQFGTNFKIDNLGTNHIGGKARTNFEISINDCSVKTTNGKNDTPHFGNTISTGDKRALAFAFFLSVLNQDADLKHKMVVFDDPFSSLDSFRRSRTKDRILELVGKARVVFVMSHDRDFLWHVSEKAGKQQTALKIIQENGSSVIAEWDISADLMDQYQKDVMQVRDYANGDTPKDLLSVARALRPVFEGMFRREFPEMFGPQQWLNNMIDAVVNAGEDDRIARFKPVVRDFIDIKNYTNSFHHSDEKKDKVAIDPEELKSYAVSVLYILDGGFEKEVAA; this comes from the coding sequence ATGCCAGTTAAAATTGAATTTATTCGCAGTGTAGGCCGTTTCTCAGATTTTACATCCAAGGGAAATACGACCTTTTTCTCTTTGGTTTCGTTGTTTGCTCCAAATGGCAACGGTAAAAGTACTCTGAGTGACCTTCTTCGCTCCCTCCAAAGCGGCGATGCAGATATTTTGGTGGGTCGCCATACTCTTAATAGCGACAAGCCAAGTGAAGCTGCGATTAAGCTTCAGGATGGCAAACAAGCTCGATTCAATGGAACCAAGTGGAATCGGATTTGTCCTGATATTGCAATCTTTGATGAGGTGTTTGTTGCAGAGACAGTTCATTCAGGCAGTGCCGTGGAACCGCATCAACGTCAACGGTTGCATCAAGTTGTTATCGGAAAAGAGAGTGTTGCTCTTCAGTCAAAGATGGATGCTATTGATGAATCCAGTCAACGTATCAAGGATAAAATTACAATCATTACTGACAAGTTGGAAACTGTTTTTCCTGATTTAAAACCAAAGACAGTTTCCGACATCCCTGAAATTGAAGATATTGATAATAAGATAAAGCTTTTGAAGATTAATATTGCGAACCTGAAACTTTCCAACGAAATAAAAAAAGCATCGCCACCTCAACAACTTATCGGGTTGGCATCTCCTTGTAATACAGCTTCTTGCCTCGCTACGGGGCTGCCAGGCTTAACCGCTGCCGCGAGGGAAAAAGTCACGGATCACCTCAAGTCGAAAAAAATGGAGACGAAGGGGGAAAAGTGGTTACAGATGGGAATGGACTGGAGTGATGATGGGTATTGCCCATTTTGTGCTCAAAATCTTGCGATGAGCCCTCTCTTTGAGTTGTTCGAGACATACTTTGATGAGACATACAAGGAGCATTTAAGGGAACTGGAACAAGTTGGTTCCGATATAAAAGTAGCTTTAGGGGATAAGATCCTCCATGAAATCCAATTGGCTGTCACCCGTAATGAAACCGCAATGGCCTTTTGGGAGAAAAAGATTAATGCTAAACTACCTGTGATTGACGTTGATATCCTTATATCTTCGCCTGTTAATCTTGCCTTTACTGGTCTCATCGACCTTCTCGAAAGTAAAAAACAGAATCCGATCAAAAGTATCCAGATTGTTCCTGATACGGAATGGATCACAGAGTTGCAACAAGCCTGTGAGTTGATTCATGTCTATAATGAAGCTGTTGCCATTGTTTGTGAACAGGTGGAAGAACTTCGTGAATCTCTTGAAGCTGGCAATCTCGTTGATTCAGAAAAGTCATTAATTTCTTTTCTTGCTTCAAAAAAGCGTCATAGCCCAGATGTGTCGGATCTTTGCAAAAAATATATCCGGTACGAAGCTGCGAAAAAGAAATTGACGAATAAAAAAGCGGAGATCAGGGCTTCATTGAATAAACTTTGCGAAGAGGTACTTGTTAAGCACGGTCGTAATATTAACAAGTATCTCAGGCAATTTGGGACAAATTTTAAGATCGACAACCTTGGGACCAATCATATCGGTGGTAAGGCCAGAACAAATTTTGAGATTTCAATCAATGACTGTTCAGTGAAAACAACCAATGGAAAAAATGATACTCCTCATTTTGGGAATACAATAAGTACTGGTGACAAACGTGCTCTCGCTTTCGCATTTTTCTTGTCGGTCCTCAATCAAGATGCTGATTTAAAGCATAAAATGGTTGTCTTTGACGATCCGTTTTCAAGTCTGGACAGTTTTCGCAGAAGCCGGACGAAGGATCGGATTTTGGAACTTGTTGGGAAGGCTAGGGTGGTATTCGTCATGTCTCACGACAGGGATTTCTTGTGGCATGTAAGTGAGAAGGCTGGAAAGCAACAAACTGCATTGAAAATTATTCAGGAAAATGGTTCGAGCGTAATAGCTGAGTGGGATATTTCGGCTGATTTAATGGATCAGTATCAGAAGGACGTTATGCAGGTGCGTGATTATGCAAACGGGGATACGCCAAAGGATTTATTGAGCGTTGCACGGGCTCTTCGTCCTGTCTTTGAGGGCATGTTTAGACGGGAATTTCCTGAGATGTTTGGGCCTCAACAGTGGCTAAACAATATGATTGATGCCGTAGTTAATGCTGGAGAAGATGATCGGATAGCTCGATTCAAACCGGTTGTCAGAGACTTCATAGATATCAAGAACTATACGAACTCGTTTCACCACTCAGATGAGAAAAAAGACAAGGTGGCAATCGACCCAGAAGAATTGAAGAGCTATGCGGTTAGCGTGCTGTATATTCTCGATGGTGGGTTTGAAAAAGAAGTTGCTGCATAG
- a CDS encoding DUF4365 domain-containing protein, producing MNSLPPITDQIGVGKINAFFSINGWLFREQPVNDYGIDAHVEIVDEDGPTGLLIGIQIKTGNSFFEESHKDNYIFRFDSRHATYWTSHSLPVIIVMCHPSENILVWQIINSDTLISTGKGWKIHIPKSNLLSKEALKDLNELVQPPSYIRRLNRLRLDKKWMDLITEGETVYVEFEDWINKSLARFVFRIGCEGRPDVPELKWPMIYGSGSMERALQHVIPWAKFNLDEDSHREGAEAIWDAECYWGTDKETGTVHHTMPFDEWYTPPTEIMPCSEDGETASYRLLLSLNELGKAFSLIDEFLQEDAILLVEAR from the coding sequence ATGAATAGCCTTCCCCCAATCACTGACCAAATTGGCGTAGGAAAAATAAATGCCTTCTTCTCGATAAATGGTTGGTTGTTCCGCGAACAGCCAGTAAATGATTACGGGATTGATGCACATGTTGAAATTGTGGATGAAGATGGACCAACGGGCTTGCTAATTGGCATCCAAATCAAGACTGGTAATAGTTTTTTTGAAGAAAGCCACAAGGACAACTATATATTCCGATTTGATTCTCGGCATGCCACATATTGGACTAGTCACAGTCTCCCAGTAATAATTGTAATGTGCCACCCCTCAGAAAATATACTAGTATGGCAAATCATAAATAGCGACACGCTTATAAGCACAGGGAAAGGCTGGAAAATTCATATTCCAAAGAGCAATTTACTGTCCAAGGAGGCTCTTAAAGACCTCAATGAATTGGTACAACCACCAAGTTATATAAGGCGATTAAATAGGTTACGCCTCGATAAAAAGTGGATGGACCTAATTACTGAAGGTGAAACAGTTTATGTAGAATTTGAAGACTGGATAAATAAATCTCTGGCTAGATTTGTGTTTCGTATAGGTTGTGAGGGCCGTCCAGATGTTCCAGAATTAAAATGGCCGATGATTTATGGTTCAGGCTCAATGGAAAGAGCCTTACAGCATGTCATCCCATGGGCGAAATTTAATCTTGATGAAGATTCACACCGCGAGGGAGCTGAAGCAATATGGGATGCAGAATGTTACTGGGGAACGGATAAAGAAACGGGAACGGTTCATCATACGATGCCCTTTGATGAATGGTACACTCCACCAACGGAAATCATGCCGTGTTCTGAAGATGGGGAGACAGCTTCTTACCGCCTACTGTTGTCATTAAACGAGCTTGGAAAAGCATTCTCTCTTATTGATGAGTTCTTGCAAGAGGACGCAATCCTGCTTGTTGAAGCACGTTAA
- a CDS encoding TIGR00730 family Rossman fold protein: protein MKRICVYLGSNPGFDEAYAEATKALAKELAAREIGLVFGGSNVGLMGLLANTCLDAGGEVIGVIPELLVEKEVAHDGLTKQHVVSSMHERKQLMADLSDGFIALPGGIGTLEEFFEALTWNQLGYHAKPCGLLDVKGYYTCLAEHMDRMVLNGFLVQEHRGMVLTDSSPDGLLDQFETYDPPQVDKWIDKKKGL from the coding sequence ATGAAACGTATTTGTGTTTATCTCGGCTCCAACCCCGGCTTTGACGAAGCCTATGCAGAGGCGACTAAAGCCTTGGCCAAGGAACTGGCAGCCCGCGAAATCGGGCTGGTTTTCGGTGGCTCCAACGTCGGACTCATGGGCCTGCTTGCCAACACTTGCCTAGATGCTGGTGGCGAAGTCATTGGCGTTATCCCGGAGTTATTAGTGGAAAAAGAGGTCGCGCATGACGGCTTGACCAAGCAGCACGTGGTTAGCTCCATGCATGAGCGTAAGCAACTCATGGCCGATCTTTCTGACGGCTTCATCGCCCTGCCCGGCGGCATAGGCACGCTGGAGGAATTTTTTGAGGCCTTAACGTGGAACCAATTAGGATATCACGCTAAACCATGTGGCCTGCTCGACGTGAAAGGCTATTACACCTGCCTTGCCGAGCACATGGACCGTATGGTGCTGAACGGGTTCCTTGTGCAGGAGCACCGAGGAATGGTGTTGACCGATTCATCGCCCGATGGGTTGCTCGATCAGTTCGAGACGTATGATCCGCCGCAGGTGGACAAGTGGATTGACAAGAAAAAAGGGCTGTAG
- a CDS encoding DUF2958 domain-containing protein, with amino-acid sequence MTNENKGWVPKMPRLYETEDSPVDEKLIWTHFFLGDSHWYAAEFDGKDTFFGYVVLNGDMQNSEWGYFSLAELTELKVGPFVVCVEDGWKVREFKEIMDERHQGEWDV; translated from the coding sequence ATGACGAACGAGAACAAGGGCTGGGTGCCCAAGATGCCCCGGCTGTACGAGACCGAGGACTCGCCCGTAGACGAGAAGCTGATCTGGACACACTTCTTCCTTGGCGATTCCCACTGGTACGCCGCCGAGTTCGACGGCAAGGACACGTTCTTCGGCTACGTCGTCCTGAACGGCGACATGCAGAACTCCGAGTGGGGATACTTCTCGCTGGCCGAGCTGACGGAACTCAAGGTGGGACCGTTCGTGGTTTGCGTCGAGGATGGCTGGAAGGTGCGTGAGTTCAAAGAGATAATGGATGAGCGGCACCAAGGGGAATGGGATGTCTGA
- a CDS encoding MucR family transcriptional regulator, translating to MDYVEKATRIVEAQAGVRAMTAEELCETVERLTEGLKKIADGDAEPPKQEPPCDPKRAIRNKSIVCLECGRTFKTLSKKHLESHGLTPDEYRNKWGYKKRAPLSCRETSKARSERMKEMKLWTRTGKNAEEKPKPAKNKTKDA from the coding sequence ATGGATTACGTTGAAAAAGCGACGAGGATTGTTGAGGCTCAGGCCGGAGTTAGGGCCATGACGGCTGAAGAGTTGTGCGAGACGGTCGAGAGGTTGACGGAAGGTCTGAAAAAGATTGCTGATGGCGATGCTGAACCGCCAAAGCAGGAGCCGCCTTGTGATCCCAAACGGGCGATCAGGAACAAGTCCATCGTGTGCCTTGAGTGCGGACGGACCTTCAAGACCCTTTCCAAGAAGCATCTTGAGTCGCATGGGCTGACGCCTGACGAGTACAGGAATAAATGGGGGTACAAGAAACGCGCACCGCTTTCGTGCCGTGAGACGTCCAAGGCGCGGTCAGAACGCATGAAGGAGATGAAGCTCTGGACTCGGACGGGAAAGAACGCAGAGGAGAAGCCGAAGCCCGCTAAGAACAAGACCAAGGACGCTTAG
- a CDS encoding DUF5906 domain-containing protein, which produces MNYNPEIATDDNQHQSTHHTTKDILTLPTLPTSIPAKKKTSLEENVISPNPGNSAKTRNTADEFVQTIFYDGLTHPDDIMLLEKMNHEFFVARHNGKVGVLQETTNEHGQTEIIALTDRELLLHKSHETLRQVKGYDKNHNPEYKTVRIAKAWLNWEFRRTFEATVFRPGGLNEEEAKRFYNLFRGFEVTPAEGKFSKIEHHLKEIWCKGNWRHYRYLTNWFAHLLQYPKEKAKVALVIKGGKGAGKSTIFEGIFERILGAAYCKVDRPEQVTGKFNAHQRGKLLLVLEEAVWAGDKAAEGALKSMITDRKTMIEPKGVDAYQEDSYFRLAFVSNERRAVPATADERRYFALSVSGDKAMNIDYFRDLWEEIENGGVEAFMHYLLNWNVDKVELLNPPLTEALFEDIYESFSAFEKWAYEVLHDENAFDWGHPVRTRDLYDNYKQWFEEARDLGGYLKGGQITSQGKMRSIAEAFFSAPFRKIEGQAHLKMPTRAQARKIFEAKVKAVVLWRDEVAKASRHTAGKDISASQLHSKDALDWFFEDEVRPEPSEHFNIRSNDPLFQDEIAAACTDD; this is translated from the coding sequence ATGAACTATAATCCTGAAATCGCAACCGACGACAACCAGCACCAGTCCACCCATCACACGACAAAAGACATACTGACTTTACCAACTTTACCGACTTCCATACCCGCTAAGAAAAAAACTTCTCTTGAGGAAAACGTAATCTCGCCCAACCCTGGCAATTCGGCCAAAACCCGTAACACTGCTGATGAATTCGTACAGACCATCTTCTACGATGGCCTCACTCACCCCGACGACATCATGCTGCTCGAAAAAATGAATCACGAATTCTTTGTCGCACGCCACAACGGGAAGGTGGGAGTCCTGCAAGAGACCACAAACGAGCACGGGCAAACCGAAATCATCGCATTGACTGACCGCGAACTGTTGTTGCACAAGTCCCACGAGACTCTCAGGCAGGTCAAGGGGTACGACAAGAATCACAACCCTGAGTACAAAACCGTACGGATTGCCAAAGCCTGGCTCAACTGGGAATTCCGGCGCACGTTCGAGGCGACAGTCTTCCGCCCTGGAGGGCTGAATGAAGAGGAAGCTAAACGCTTCTACAACCTGTTTCGCGGCTTCGAAGTAACGCCCGCTGAAGGGAAATTCTCTAAAATCGAGCACCATCTCAAGGAAATCTGGTGCAAAGGAAACTGGCGGCATTACAGGTACCTGACCAACTGGTTCGCACACCTGCTCCAGTACCCCAAGGAGAAAGCCAAAGTCGCATTGGTCATTAAGGGGGGCAAAGGCGCGGGTAAATCCACCATCTTTGAGGGCATCTTCGAGCGTATCCTGGGAGCCGCGTATTGTAAGGTAGATCGTCCCGAACAGGTCACAGGCAAATTCAACGCACACCAGCGTGGCAAGCTTCTCCTGGTCCTCGAGGAGGCTGTCTGGGCCGGAGACAAAGCGGCAGAGGGTGCACTCAAGAGCATGATCACTGATAGAAAAACCATGATCGAGCCCAAAGGTGTGGACGCGTACCAAGAGGACTCGTACTTCCGTTTGGCGTTCGTCTCCAACGAGCGCCGCGCCGTTCCCGCCACCGCTGATGAACGACGCTACTTTGCACTGTCCGTGTCCGGCGACAAAGCCATGAACATCGACTACTTCCGCGACCTGTGGGAAGAAATCGAAAACGGCGGCGTGGAAGCCTTTATGCATTACCTCCTTAATTGGAATGTGGACAAGGTGGAGCTGTTGAACCCACCCCTGACCGAGGCCCTGTTTGAGGACATCTACGAATCCTTCAGTGCTTTCGAGAAGTGGGCCTACGAGGTGCTCCACGATGAAAATGCTTTCGATTGGGGCCACCCCGTTCGGACCCGTGACCTTTACGACAACTACAAGCAGTGGTTTGAGGAAGCTCGCGATCTCGGCGGCTACCTTAAAGGCGGTCAGATCACCAGCCAAGGCAAGATGCGATCGATAGCCGAAGCATTCTTCTCTGCGCCATTCCGAAAAATCGAAGGCCAAGCGCACCTGAAAATGCCAACCAGGGCCCAAGCTCGAAAAATCTTCGAAGCTAAGGTCAAGGCTGTGGTCCTGTGGCGAGATGAAGTCGCTAAAGCGAGCAGGCACACCGCAGGAAAAGATATTTCTGCAAGCCAGCTCCACAGCAAGGATGCTCTCGACTGGTTCTTCGAAGACGAAGTGAGACCGGAGCCGAGCGAACACTTCAACATCCGCAGCAACGACCCGCTTTTCCAAGACGAGATTGCCGCTGCATGCACTGACGACTAA
- a CDS encoding TM2 domain-containing protein, protein MTQATSEQTTTEQGQQTINVNVNAGGRKYMTVSSDKSRKTALILCAVSGFFGVHLFYVGRIGKGIAYALTDGLFGIGWFWDSVTIWTGSFKDNAGAPLREW, encoded by the coding sequence ATGACACAGGCTACATCTGAACAGACAACAACAGAGCAAGGGCAACAGACAATTAACGTTAATGTGAACGCAGGCGGCAGGAAGTACATGACTGTGTCGTCAGATAAGAGCCGGAAGACGGCTCTTATCTTGTGCGCTGTGAGTGGCTTCTTTGGCGTGCATCTTTTTTACGTTGGCAGGATCGGCAAAGGCATAGCGTATGCGCTGACGGACGGGCTGTTTGGAATCGGCTGGTTCTGGGACTCCGTGACGATTTGGACAGGAAGTTTCAAGGACAATGCGGGAGCACCTCTCAGGGAGTGGTAG
- a CDS encoding helix-turn-helix domain-containing protein: protein MDDILLKLGKRIKELRTKEGLSQSKLAELAGLNDKYLGEVERGSNNIFIKNLAQIAAGLDVDTHELLASSHERIIDREAITQKLHKTIESASDEELCAIYGFASDIVS, encoded by the coding sequence ATGGACGATATCCTGCTCAAACTCGGCAAACGAATCAAAGAGCTCAGAACAAAAGAGGGGCTTTCCCAAAGTAAGCTGGCCGAACTCGCTGGCCTCAACGACAAGTATCTTGGCGAGGTCGAGAGAGGGTCCAACAACATCTTCATCAAGAATCTCGCCCAGATTGCCGCAGGCCTTGACGTCGATACCCATGAGTTGCTCGCCAGCTCACATGAGCGCATCATCGACCGCGAAGCCATCACCCAGAAGCTCCACAAGACCATCGAATCAGCATCTGATGAGGAACTCTGCGCCATCTACGGCTTCGCTTCTGACATCGTAAGCTGA
- a CDS encoding CHC2 zinc finger domain-containing protein gives MLETIDYQSLFAELGLDAATHNGNHVCPFCGMKAFTPYRDNGVARCHSCGWGGNAINLVAKVKSVDNDEAFAALVKMYNLKLIALKPKTRKDAIGQLANDLDFLASVRLHFAFYKSERMGAAHYQRRSG, from the coding sequence ATGCTCGAAACCATCGACTACCAAAGCCTTTTCGCCGAGCTTGGCCTCGACGCGGCCACCCACAACGGAAACCACGTCTGCCCGTTCTGCGGCATGAAAGCCTTCACGCCGTACCGAGACAACGGCGTCGCTCGATGCCACTCATGCGGATGGGGAGGCAACGCCATCAACCTTGTCGCCAAGGTCAAAAGCGTGGACAACGACGAAGCCTTCGCCGCACTTGTCAAGATGTACAATCTCAAACTCATCGCCCTGAAGCCAAAGACACGCAAAGACGCCATCGGCCAGCTTGCCAACGACCTTGACTTCCTTGCGTCCGTCCGACTCCACTTCGCCTTTTACAAATCCGAACGCATGGGCGCGGCTCACTACCAACGAAGGTCAGGCTAA
- a CDS encoding tyrosine-type recombinase/integrase translates to MTSRNPNHPVKGSSTIVEPIRSLDAISTIKEMLHDKPRDLLLFVMATNNGIRCGDLLKLKVGDLRGKNVDDTLTIKESKTGKPNFIAINDSVHSALTRFLASGSFGDEAYLFRSQKGENNPLTIQSVNRMVKSWCRNVDLEGNYGAHSLRKTFGYVQRVHYGVGFEVLCKRFNHASPTITMRYLGINDAEVIGILKNSI, encoded by the coding sequence ATGACGTCTAGAAACCCGAATCATCCCGTCAAGGGAAGTTCCACCATTGTCGAGCCAATCCGCTCCCTCGACGCTATCTCCACAATCAAAGAGATGCTCCACGACAAGCCACGCGATTTGCTCTTGTTCGTCATGGCAACCAACAATGGCATTCGTTGTGGCGACCTCCTCAAGCTCAAAGTCGGCGACCTGCGTGGCAAGAACGTCGACGACACACTCACTATCAAAGAGTCCAAGACGGGCAAGCCAAACTTCATCGCAATCAACGACTCCGTCCACTCGGCCCTGACGCGATTTCTCGCGTCAGGCTCGTTCGGCGACGAGGCTTATCTATTCCGATCCCAAAAGGGTGAGAACAACCCTCTGACCATCCAGTCCGTCAACCGCATGGTGAAATCATGGTGCCGAAATGTCGACCTCGAAGGCAACTACGGAGCTCACAGCCTACGCAAAACGTTCGGCTACGTGCAGCGCGTTCACTACGGAGTCGGCTTTGAAGTGCTCTGCAAGCGATTCAACCACGCCTCGCCAACTATCACCATGCGCTACCTCGGAATCAACGACGCGGAAGTCATCGGAATATTGAAGAATTCAATCTAA
- a CDS encoding helix-turn-helix domain-containing protein: MIRPITVERQFYTQKEAAEYCGYCVVTFRSFAKDYEIPKCGPKGDRYRKDDLDDFMSDPANFHNPVRTRRHGHAQVVV, translated from the coding sequence ATGATCAGGCCCATCACTGTCGAAAGGCAGTTCTACACCCAGAAAGAAGCAGCGGAATACTGCGGATACTGCGTGGTCACGTTCAGGAGCTTCGCCAAAGACTATGAAATCCCGAAGTGCGGCCCCAAGGGTGATCGCTACCGCAAGGATGATCTTGACGATTTCATGTCCGATCCTGCCAACTTCCACAATCCCGTGCGAACCCGCAGGCACGGTCATGCACAGGTGGTGGTTTAA
- a CDS encoding tyrosine-type recombinase/integrase: protein MSVGSTKDGRFYVQYRVPHSKSPKREYFGRGIEARKAAKERDAEVKLMKARQEDVRESDVYLDELAQTYIDHEKAIGKKSIKDLTELANRLNRSYLPVLNHAPIHKLKARDFDKLALEYKGLSNCSFNRYLAYLNVIFNFGMDSDYIEKNPMANWWKRVKKQEKPRELEIGREEIQAISDNAPPHIQRVIKIIMNTGCRPGQTELLKIKYSDVDYENKVIRIRGTKTIRSDRYVPVQNEFLEVIKEWEKEARTEHLVEFRGKPIKCINGAFLKSVKRAGITKDVVPYHLRHYFASILVARKVDFKTLSVLMGHSSPAMLFSTYCHSVDGTGRKAIEKLPRF from the coding sequence ATGAGTGTAGGCTCCACCAAAGACGGCCGTTTTTATGTCCAGTACAGAGTCCCGCACAGCAAAAGCCCGAAGCGTGAGTATTTCGGGAGAGGGATTGAAGCCAGGAAAGCAGCCAAAGAGCGCGATGCTGAGGTTAAGCTCATGAAGGCTCGACAGGAAGATGTTAGGGAAAGCGACGTCTACCTTGACGAGCTTGCTCAGACATACATCGATCACGAAAAAGCCATCGGAAAGAAGTCGATCAAAGACCTCACTGAGCTTGCTAACAGGCTCAACAGATCATATCTACCCGTGCTGAATCATGCTCCGATCCACAAGCTCAAGGCCAGAGACTTTGACAAGCTGGCACTTGAGTACAAGGGGCTCTCCAATTGTTCGTTCAACCGCTACCTCGCTTACCTCAACGTCATTTTCAACTTTGGGATGGACTCTGACTACATCGAAAAGAATCCCATGGCGAACTGGTGGAAACGAGTCAAGAAACAAGAAAAGCCCAGAGAGCTTGAGATCGGTCGAGAGGAAATCCAGGCCATCTCTGACAACGCCCCTCCGCACATCCAAAGGGTCATCAAGATAATCATGAACACCGGGTGCCGCCCTGGGCAGACCGAATTGCTCAAGATCAAGTACAGCGACGTGGACTACGAGAACAAGGTCATCAGGATTCGTGGAACCAAGACAATCAGGAGTGATCGGTACGTCCCTGTCCAAAACGAATTCCTTGAAGTCATCAAGGAATGGGAGAAAGAAGCCAGGACGGAGCACCTTGTCGAGTTCAGAGGCAAGCCCATCAAGTGCATTAACGGCGCATTTTTGAAATCCGTGAAAAGGGCGGGCATCACCAAGGATGTCGTACCGTATCATTTACGCCATTACTTTGCTTCCATCCTGGTCGCGCGCAAGGTCGACTTCAAGACACTCTCCGTACTCATGGGACACTCAAGCCCGGCGATGCTGTTTAGCACTTACTGTCACAGCGTCGACGGCACAGGAAGGAAAGCCATCGAAAAGCTTCCCCGCTTTTAA
- a CDS encoding transposase: protein MSKRRRFSAEFKARVALDALSGEHTISELASNHGVHPNQISTWKKQAKEGIVESFSGKTKNTPQNNEAQIKDLHAKIGQLIVEKDFLQQAFAKR from the coding sequence ATGTCCAAGAGAAGACGTTTTTCTGCAGAGTTCAAAGCCCGTGTCGCACTTGATGCATTATCCGGTGAACACACGATTTCAGAACTGGCCAGCAATCATGGCGTTCATCCCAACCAAATTTCCACGTGGAAGAAACAAGCTAAGGAAGGGATCGTCGAATCCTTTTCCGGCAAGACCAAGAATACCCCACAAAACAACGAAGCGCAGATCAAAGATCTCCATGCAAAGATCGGCCAGTTGATTGTGGAAAAAGATTTTTTGCAACAAGCTTTCGCCAAAAGATGA